One Novosphingobium sp. EMRT-2 DNA segment encodes these proteins:
- the wecB gene encoding non-hydrolyzing UDP-N-acetylglucosamine 2-epimerase has translation MTKTVLVVFGTRPEAIKVFPVIHALRADPRFRVVTCVSAQHRGMLDQVLDIAGIVPDHDLDLMRPDQTLDGLTAALLTGLGRVMDAEQPDWVVVQGDTATAMAGALAAYYRKLPVAHIEAGLRSHNIYHPWPEEVNRKIIGAIAALHFAPTETSAAALHAENVPADTVHVTGNTVIDALQWITARIAAEPALAAGLGELEARFAGKRIIGVTSHRRENFGGGLENIAEAIRRIAAREDVALIFPVHPNPNVRKVMDAALAGLANVAMIEPLDYPHFARLLAISEIMLTDSGGVQEEAPALGKPVLVMRETTERPEGVAAGTAKLVGTDADRIVSEIFTLLDDKAAYSAMARAHNPFGDGQTSRRIVELLGHVEPAR, from the coding sequence ATGACCAAGACCGTCCTCGTCGTATTCGGCACCCGCCCCGAAGCCATCAAGGTGTTCCCCGTGATCCACGCCCTGCGCGCGGACCCGCGCTTTCGCGTGGTGACGTGCGTTTCGGCGCAGCACCGGGGCATGCTGGACCAGGTGCTGGACATCGCGGGGATCGTGCCCGACCACGATCTGGACCTGATGCGCCCGGACCAGACGCTCGACGGGCTGACCGCCGCGCTGCTGACCGGGCTGGGCCGGGTGATGGACGCCGAACAGCCGGACTGGGTGGTGGTCCAGGGCGATACCGCCACGGCCATGGCCGGCGCGCTAGCCGCCTATTACCGCAAACTGCCGGTGGCGCACATCGAGGCCGGACTGCGCAGCCACAACATCTATCACCCCTGGCCGGAAGAGGTGAACCGCAAGATCATCGGCGCGATCGCGGCGCTCCATTTCGCCCCTACCGAGACTTCCGCCGCGGCGCTCCATGCCGAAAACGTCCCCGCCGACACGGTCCATGTGACCGGCAACACCGTGATCGACGCGCTGCAATGGATCACCGCGCGCATCGCCGCCGAACCGGCGCTGGCGGCAGGCCTCGGCGAACTGGAAGCGCGCTTTGCGGGCAAGCGGATCATTGGCGTGACCAGCCACCGGCGCGAGAACTTCGGTGGCGGACTGGAAAACATCGCCGAAGCGATCCGCCGCATCGCCGCGCGCGAGGACGTGGCCCTGATCTTCCCCGTCCATCCCAACCCCAACGTGCGCAAGGTGATGGACGCGGCGCTGGCCGGCCTTGCCAACGTGGCGATGATCGAACCGCTCGACTACCCGCATTTCGCGCGGCTGCTGGCGATCAGCGAGATCATGCTGACCGACAGCGGCGGCGTGCAGGAGGAAGCGCCCGCGCTGGGCAAGCCTGTGCTGGTCATGCGCGAGACCACCGAGCGACCCGAAGGCGTGGCCGCCGGCACGGCAAAGCTCGTTGGAACCGATGCGGACCGTATCGTTTCCGAAATCTTCACCCTGCTCGACGATAAGGCTGCCTATTCGGCCATGGCGCGCGCCCACAACCCGTTCGGGGATGGGCAGACATCGCGCCGCATCGTGGAGCTTTTGGGACATGTCGAACCAGCCCGGTAA
- a CDS encoding GDP-mannose 4,6-dehydratase, with translation MRVLVTGVAGFIGFSLTQKLLARGDTVIGIDCVNDYYDVRLKEARLARLEELGGNRFTFLKVDFADMAAVTIALDGLEFERIVHLGAQAGVRYSIENPHAYVQANLVGHLNMLEVGRHRQVEHMVYASSSSVYGGNEKLPFSVDDRVDHPLSLYAATKKADELMSETYAHLYRLPLTGLRFFTVYGPWGRPDMMMWIFTRKILAGEPIPVFNHGDMYRDFTYIDDIIAGVMACLDNPPPDDGAPKAGGSLKPHRLYNIGNHRSEHLMKVVEILEAECGRKAQVELLPMQPGDVRQSFADIDAIANDLGYQPTTSIDVGVPNFVAWYKQYHGL, from the coding sequence ATGCGCGTACTGGTTACCGGCGTTGCCGGCTTCATCGGCTTTTCGCTGACGCAGAAACTGCTCGCTCGCGGCGATACGGTCATCGGGATCGATTGCGTGAACGATTACTACGACGTGCGGCTCAAGGAAGCGCGTCTGGCGCGGCTCGAGGAGCTGGGCGGCAACCGCTTCACGTTCCTGAAGGTCGATTTCGCGGACATGGCGGCGGTGACCATCGCGCTTGATGGGCTGGAGTTCGAACGGATCGTCCATCTCGGCGCGCAAGCCGGGGTGCGCTATTCGATCGAAAACCCGCACGCCTATGTTCAGGCGAACCTCGTTGGGCACCTCAACATGCTGGAGGTCGGGCGCCATCGCCAGGTCGAGCACATGGTCTATGCCAGCTCCAGCTCGGTCTATGGTGGCAATGAAAAGCTGCCGTTCTCGGTCGACGATCGCGTCGATCATCCGCTGTCGCTCTACGCCGCCACCAAGAAGGCGGACGAACTGATGAGCGAGACGTACGCGCATCTCTATCGCCTGCCGCTCACCGGGCTGCGCTTCTTCACGGTCTATGGCCCGTGGGGGCGGCCTGACATGATGATGTGGATCTTCACGCGCAAGATTCTCGCCGGCGAACCGATTCCGGTGTTCAACCACGGCGATATGTACCGCGATTTCACCTATATCGACGATATCATCGCTGGCGTCATGGCGTGCCTCGACAATCCGCCGCCCGATGATGGCGCGCCCAAGGCCGGTGGCAGCCTCAAGCCGCACCGGCTCTACAACATCGGCAACCATCGCTCCGAACACCTGATGAAGGTGGTCGAGATTCTGGAGGCGGAATGCGGCCGCAAGGCGCAGGTCGAACTGCTGCCGATGCAGCCGGGCGACGTTCGCCAGAGCTTTGCCGACATCGACGCCATCGCGAACGACCTGGGTTACCAGCCCACCACCAGCATTGACGTCGGCGTGCCGAACTTCGTCGCGTGGTACAAGCAGTACCACGGCCTCTGA
- a CDS encoding nucleotide sugar dehydrogenase, with the protein MYPPIAAKPQPGATGSVTAATRVTVVGLGYVGLPLAVALARQFFVTGLDIDRRRIAELSEGHDRTGEIEAGQLSLSGLGVTSDAQVCPPSDFYIVTVPTPIDDANRPDLRLVEAASRTVGAMLPAAVREGRTPVVVFESTVYPGVTEEICGPLLEEASGLVCGRDFFLGYSPERINPGDREHTIDRITKVVSGQTPEVLDRVADLYGAITSGGVFRAASIKAAEAAKVIENAQRDINIAFMNEIAQIFSKMDISVWDVLEAARTKWNFLPFTPGLVGGHCIGVDPYYLSHRAEALGHDPQVILAGRGVNDTMARWVADELHAKRGGAAGSVLVLGLTFKENVPDLRNSKVADVIHALAGMGHAVTVHDPMADAGEARHEYGLDLSADALERTYDLVLLAVPHQTYLALGEEAIAALVAPGGTLADLKGVLNGKADWQL; encoded by the coding sequence ATGTACCCCCCGATTGCCGCCAAGCCACAGCCCGGGGCCACTGGTTCCGTCACCGCGGCGACAAGGGTGACCGTGGTTGGCCTCGGCTATGTCGGGCTGCCACTGGCGGTGGCGCTGGCGCGGCAGTTCTTCGTCACCGGTCTCGACATCGATCGCCGCCGCATCGCCGAACTTTCCGAAGGGCACGACCGCACGGGCGAGATCGAGGCCGGGCAGCTTTCGCTCTCGGGTCTCGGGGTCACCAGCGATGCGCAGGTCTGCCCGCCCAGCGATTTCTACATCGTGACGGTGCCGACGCCGATCGATGACGCGAATCGCCCGGATCTGCGCCTTGTCGAAGCCGCCTCGCGCACCGTCGGCGCCATGCTTCCGGCTGCCGTGCGGGAAGGGCGCACGCCGGTGGTGGTGTTCGAAAGCACGGTCTATCCGGGGGTGACGGAAGAGATTTGTGGGCCTCTGCTGGAAGAGGCGTCGGGGCTGGTGTGTGGCCGGGATTTCTTCCTCGGCTACAGCCCCGAACGGATCAATCCGGGCGACCGTGAACATACCATCGACCGGATCACCAAGGTGGTGTCGGGGCAGACGCCCGAGGTGCTCGACCGGGTAGCCGATCTCTATGGCGCGATCACCAGCGGCGGCGTGTTCCGCGCCGCCTCGATCAAGGCGGCCGAAGCGGCCAAGGTGATCGAGAATGCCCAGCGCGACATCAACATCGCGTTCATGAACGAGATCGCGCAAATCTTCTCGAAAATGGATATTTCCGTGTGGGACGTGCTCGAAGCGGCGCGCACCAAGTGGAATTTCCTGCCGTTCACGCCGGGGTTGGTCGGTGGCCACTGTATTGGCGTGGACCCGTACTACCTTTCGCACCGGGCCGAGGCGCTGGGGCACGATCCGCAGGTCATCCTCGCCGGGCGCGGCGTCAACGATACGATGGCGCGATGGGTGGCGGACGAACTGCACGCGAAGCGCGGCGGGGCCGCGGGCAGCGTGCTGGTGCTGGGGCTGACCTTCAAGGAAAACGTGCCCGATCTGCGCAATTCCAAGGTCGCCGACGTCATTCACGCGCTGGCGGGGATGGGGCATGCGGTCACGGTGCACGATCCGATGGCCGATGCTGGCGAAGCCCGGCACGAATACGGACTGGACCTGTCTGCCGACGCGCTGGAGCGGACCTACGATCTCGTTCTGCTCGCCGTGCCGCACCAGACCTATCTGGCGCTGGGCGAAGAGGCGATCGCGGCTCTCGTCGCGCCGGGCGGCACGCTGGCCGACCTGAAGGGCGTTCTCAACGGCAAGGCGGACTGGCAGCTCTGA
- a CDS encoding TIGR01244 family sulfur transferase, with product MFRKIDDRTYASPQITVADVAEAKALGIAVIINNRPEDESDDQTPGAAIEAAAREAGIAYHAIPVTHAGFAAWQVEAMRKALDQAGDRPVLAYCRSGTRSTLLWALAEAAAGRNPSRIAAGAAGAGYDITPVRAQVDMLAAQAG from the coding sequence TTGTTCCGCAAGATCGATGATCGCACTTATGCCAGTCCGCAGATCACGGTGGCGGACGTGGCCGAGGCGAAAGCGCTGGGAATCGCCGTGATCATCAACAACCGTCCCGAGGACGAATCCGACGATCAGACGCCGGGTGCCGCGATCGAGGCAGCGGCGCGCGAGGCCGGGATCGCCTATCACGCGATCCCCGTGACGCACGCGGGCTTCGCTGCCTGGCAGGTGGAAGCGATGCGCAAGGCGCTGGACCAGGCGGGCGACCGGCCAGTGCTCGCCTACTGCCGATCCGGTACGCGCTCCACGCTGCTGTGGGCGCTGGCCGAGGCGGCGGCTGGCCGCAATCCGTCGCGGATCGCGGCGGGTGCGGCCGGCGCGGGGTATGACATCACGCCGGTTCGCGCGCAGGTCGATATGCTCGCGGCGCAGGCCGGTTGA
- the wecC gene encoding UDP-N-acetyl-D-mannosamine dehydrogenase: MSNQPGNLKTGEVKPDVCVVGLGYIGLPTAAIIARAGCRVLGLDVSERVVETINRGEIHIEEVDLDGLVHGVVQRGLLRASTRIEPADVFVIAVPTPFEKDEHHTPDISYVLAAATEVAAVLKAGDAVILESTSPVGTTEKMRDLMAGLRPDLKFPGLTRETPDVSISYCPERVLPGRILEELTNNDRSIGGITPRCARKALAFYKRFVRGTCVTTDARSAEMTKLVENAYRDVNIAFANELSVVADTMGLDVWEVIRLANRHPRVNILQPGPGVGGHCIAVDPWFIVHGAPEQTPLIRTAREVNDGKMHHVIAKATALLEAHPGEKVACLGLAFKANIDDFRESPARYVAATLARRFGDRISVVEPYASALPIEFTDTGAALIDLDTALEDCGVLIVLVDHDVFRVVPLAERSGKAVYDTRGIWPDQPVAEAPAAGSLRLAS; this comes from the coding sequence ATGTCGAACCAGCCCGGTAACCTCAAAACCGGTGAAGTGAAGCCCGACGTCTGCGTTGTCGGACTGGGATATATCGGCCTGCCCACCGCCGCGATCATCGCGCGCGCGGGGTGCCGGGTGCTGGGCCTCGACGTGTCCGAACGCGTGGTCGAAACGATCAACCGCGGCGAAATCCATATCGAGGAAGTCGATCTCGACGGGCTGGTGCATGGCGTGGTCCAGCGCGGCCTGTTGCGCGCCTCCACGCGGATCGAGCCGGCCGACGTCTTCGTGATCGCGGTGCCCACGCCCTTCGAGAAGGACGAGCACCACACGCCCGACATTTCCTATGTGCTGGCGGCGGCGACAGAAGTGGCCGCCGTGCTGAAGGCGGGCGATGCCGTCATCCTCGAATCCACCTCTCCGGTGGGCACGACCGAGAAGATGCGCGACCTGATGGCCGGCCTGCGTCCGGACCTGAAGTTTCCGGGCCTGACGCGTGAAACCCCCGACGTTTCGATCTCCTACTGCCCCGAACGCGTGCTGCCGGGCCGCATTCTGGAAGAACTGACCAACAACGATCGCTCGATCGGCGGCATCACCCCGCGCTGCGCGCGCAAGGCGCTGGCCTTCTACAAGCGCTTCGTCCGCGGCACCTGCGTGACCACGGACGCGCGTTCGGCCGAGATGACCAAGCTGGTCGAGAACGCCTATCGCGACGTCAACATCGCCTTCGCCAACGAACTGTCGGTGGTGGCGGACACGATGGGGCTGGACGTGTGGGAAGTGATCCGGCTGGCCAATCGCCATCCGCGCGTCAACATCCTCCAGCCCGGCCCCGGCGTGGGCGGGCACTGCATTGCGGTGGACCCGTGGTTCATCGTCCACGGCGCGCCCGAACAGACGCCGCTGATCCGCACCGCGCGCGAAGTGAACGATGGCAAGATGCACCACGTGATCGCCAAGGCCACGGCGCTGCTGGAAGCGCATCCGGGCGAGAAGGTCGCCTGCCTGGGCCTGGCGTTCAAGGCCAACATCGACGATTTCCGCGAAAGCCCGGCGCGCTATGTCGCGGCGACGCTGGCACGCCGCTTCGGCGATCGCATCAGCGTGGTCGAACCCTATGCCTCCGCCCTGCCGATCGAGTTCACCGACACCGGCGCGGCGCTGATCGACCTCGACACCGCGCTGGAGGATTGCGGCGTGCTGATCGTGCTGGTCGATCATGACGTGTTCCGCGTGGTGCCGCTGGCCGAACGCAGCGGCAAGGCGGTGTATGATACGCGCGGCATCTGGCCCGATCAGCCGGTAGCGGAAGCGCCGGCAGCCGGATCGCTGCGGCTCGCCAGCTAG
- a CDS encoding cold-shock protein, which yields MGFDRGRRGRGRDKRDGFGEDNFDPYSGGGGGFGGGYDRGGFGGGDRGGFGGGNRGGGFGGGDRGGFGGGGNRGGGFGGGGGGGGFGGPRGGGMPAQVVGTGKGKVKFFNAQKGFGFIQRDEGGEDVFVHISAVERAGLEGLAEGQELEFNLVDRGGKISAADLQVVGDVIEVASKPAAPQRELTGEKATGTVKFFNAMKGFGFITRDDGQPDAFVHISAVERSGMRELNEGDKLEFDLEVDRRGKYSAVNLVPRQD from the coding sequence ATGGGTTTTGACAGAGGGCGGCGGGGTCGCGGACGGGATAAGCGCGACGGATTCGGCGAAGACAATTTCGATCCCTACAGCGGCGGTGGCGGCGGCTTCGGCGGCGGTTACGATCGTGGCGGATTCGGCGGTGGTGACCGCGGCGGATTCGGCGGCGGCAACCGTGGTGGCGGCTTCGGCGGCGGTGATCGCGGTGGCTTCGGCGGCGGTGGCAACCGTGGCGGCGGCTTCGGCGGCGGCGGCGGTGGTGGCGGCTTCGGCGGCCCCCGTGGCGGCGGCATGCCCGCGCAGGTCGTCGGCACCGGCAAGGGCAAGGTGAAGTTCTTCAATGCCCAGAAGGGCTTTGGCTTCATCCAGCGCGACGAAGGCGGCGAAGACGTTTTCGTGCACATCAGCGCGGTTGAACGCGCCGGGCTGGAAGGCCTGGCCGAAGGTCAGGAACTCGAATTCAACCTGGTCGATCGCGGCGGCAAGATTTCGGCGGCGGACCTTCAGGTCGTCGGCGACGTGATCGAGGTTGCCTCCAAGCCGGCCGCGCCGCAGCGCGAACTGACGGGCGAAAAGGCGACCGGCACGGTCAAGTTCTTCAACGCGATGAAGGGCTTCGGCTTCATCACGCGTGATGACGGCCAGCCGGACGCGTTCGTGCACATCAGCGCTGTGGAGCGTTCGGGCATGCGCGAGCTGAATGAAGGCGACAAGCTGGAATTCGATCTCGAGGTCGATCGACGAGGCAAGTACTCGGCGGTCAACCTGGTGCCGCGTCAGGATTGA
- a CDS encoding TonB-dependent receptor: protein MNRFRVRALAAATTALVALPAMPVFAQEAASEAVANDSGEIVVVARKREERLVDVPIAITALSTEGLEKAGAKDLSGVQGAIPNVNIVQGRGSASSANFYIRGIGQPDALQTFDPAVGVYVDGVYLSRIQGALLNLFDVQRVEVLRGPQGSLYGKNTIGGAVNVVSKKPDLDTIRGEGAFTYGRFNEVTAKGYITAPLVTDKLALSLAGVYDNRDGIVTDPATGKKYNDRNNLSGRAILRAKPSDRVEVLISGDYTRQRNALTLGQATANLIGFNYNSTFTSVTPFVIATAPTGRYNYTASTSFKNGEGQRLDHWGLSGTINVDLTDNLQLTSITAYRKLKTNFYVDIDATAAEVGDVFVGTRQHQFSQELQLKLDTEKLKGVVGLYFLDEQVNSHQEAYADSYLQYVGTPLNFLRTIDDRQNTKSYAAFGQLTYNFTEKLALTAGLRYTHEKKKYFRTTTATTTSPVFPAIRIVSTFAFPTSLPAPYNTLDEVSYDAWTPSATLSYKPTTNTLVYASASRGFKSGGFNGRVNSLADVTLAVNGTTQIVPTFKPETVWTYEAGAKGTFLDGRVSLSAAAFYSDYKDFQARVGGGNTGINGGSFPVINAGKLRIQGFEFEAAVRPSTPLTLTASVGYLDAKYKEFNDGRRAPSFSCNPTGTKITCKPAFAPPLTMRIGADYRIPLGEASLSFGGDVRFVDKQYLSVDNRPGLTEDGYLLGNVYAQLDYDRFYLRGMVKNVGNALYKTDGQEFSSVGNIQTVYYGDPRTWNLTLGVRF from the coding sequence ATGAACCGTTTTCGCGTGCGCGCCCTTGCGGCCGCCACCACTGCGCTTGTTGCGCTGCCCGCCATGCCCGTTTTCGCGCAGGAAGCTGCCTCCGAAGCTGTGGCGAATGATTCGGGCGAAATCGTCGTCGTTGCCCGCAAGCGCGAGGAACGCCTGGTCGATGTGCCGATCGCCATCACGGCGCTGTCCACCGAAGGGTTGGAAAAGGCCGGCGCCAAGGACCTTTCCGGCGTGCAGGGCGCGATCCCCAACGTGAACATCGTGCAGGGGCGTGGCTCGGCCTCGTCGGCCAACTTCTACATCCGCGGCATCGGCCAGCCCGATGCGTTGCAGACCTTCGACCCTGCCGTGGGCGTCTATGTCGATGGCGTCTATCTCAGCCGCATCCAGGGCGCGCTGCTCAACCTGTTCGACGTGCAGCGCGTGGAAGTGCTGCGCGGGCCACAGGGCTCGCTTTACGGCAAGAACACCATCGGTGGCGCGGTCAACGTGGTGTCGAAGAAGCCCGATCTGGACACGATCCGGGGCGAGGGCGCGTTCACCTATGGCCGCTTCAACGAAGTGACTGCCAAGGGTTATATCACGGCGCCGCTGGTGACCGACAAGCTCGCGCTGTCGCTGGCTGGCGTCTATGACAACCGCGATGGCATCGTCACCGATCCCGCCACCGGCAAGAAGTACAACGATCGCAACAACCTGTCGGGCCGCGCGATCCTGCGCGCCAAGCCGTCCGACCGGGTCGAGGTGCTCATCTCCGGCGACTACACCCGCCAGCGCAACGCGCTCACGCTGGGGCAGGCCACGGCCAACCTCATCGGCTTCAACTACAATTCCACCTTCACCAGCGTCACGCCGTTCGTCATCGCCACAGCGCCGACCGGCCGCTATAACTACACCGCATCGACCAGCTTCAAGAACGGCGAAGGCCAGCGGCTCGATCACTGGGGTCTTTCGGGCACGATCAATGTCGATCTGACCGACAACCTCCAGCTCACCTCGATCACCGCCTATCGCAAGCTGAAGACGAACTTCTACGTCGATATCGATGCCACGGCGGCGGAAGTGGGCGATGTGTTCGTGGGCACGCGCCAGCACCAGTTCAGCCAGGAATTGCAGCTCAAGCTGGATACCGAAAAGCTGAAGGGCGTGGTCGGGCTCTACTTCCTCGACGAACAGGTCAATTCGCACCAGGAAGCCTATGCCGACAGCTACCTCCAGTATGTCGGCACGCCGCTGAACTTCCTGCGCACGATCGATGACCGGCAGAACACCAAGAGCTATGCCGCGTTCGGCCAGCTGACCTACAACTTCACCGAGAAGCTCGCGCTGACGGCGGGCCTGCGCTACACGCACGAGAAGAAGAAGTACTTCCGCACCACGACGGCAACGACCACCAGCCCGGTGTTCCCGGCGATCCGCATCGTCAGCACGTTCGCGTTCCCGACCAGCCTGCCGGCGCCATACAACACGCTCGACGAAGTCAGCTACGATGCGTGGACGCCATCGGCCACGCTCAGCTACAAGCCGACCACCAACACGTTGGTCTATGCCTCGGCCAGCCGGGGCTTCAAGTCGGGCGGTTTCAACGGCCGCGTCAACAGCCTCGCCGACGTGACGCTGGCGGTGAACGGCACCACGCAGATCGTGCCGACGTTCAAGCCGGAAACGGTGTGGACTTATGAAGCCGGCGCCAAGGGCACGTTCCTGGACGGGCGCGTCTCGCTGTCGGCGGCGGCGTTCTATTCCGACTACAAGGACTTCCAGGCGCGTGTCGGCGGTGGCAACACCGGCATCAACGGCGGCAGCTTCCCCGTCATCAACGCGGGCAAGCTGCGCATTCAGGGCTTCGAATTCGAAGCGGCGGTGCGCCCGTCCACGCCGCTGACGCTGACCGCGTCGGTCGGTTACCTCGATGCCAAGTACAAGGAGTTCAACGACGGCCGTCGCGCGCCCTCGTTCAGCTGCAACCCCACCGGCACGAAGATCACCTGCAAGCCGGCCTTCGCTCCGCCGCTCACGATGCGGATCGGCGCGGACTACCGCATTCCGCTGGGCGAAGCCTCGCTCAGCTTCGGCGGTGATGTCCGCTTCGTCGACAAGCAGTACCTTTCGGTCGACAACCGCCCCGGCCTGACGGAGGACGGCTATCTGCTGGGCAACGTCTATGCCCAGCTCGATTACGACCGGTTCTACCTGCGCGGCATGGTCAAGAACGTGGGTAACGCGCTCTACAAGACCGACGGGCAGGAGTTCAGCTCGGTCGGCAACATCCAGACCGTGTACTACGGCGATCCGCGCACCTGGAATCTCACGCTCGGCGTGCGCTTCTGA
- a CDS encoding sterol desaturase family protein produces the protein MTPDIHPFDIVTYAVPFFILAMIAEMAWARRRAPEAYEPRDTWTSLALGLGSTVAGALTAGVVYAAAMWLYQHRVATVPFAWWAWIACFVLDDFNYYWAHRTGHRIRWFWASHVNHHSSQHYNLSTALRQTWTGFFALSFVFRIWPALLGFHPAMLVTVGGVNLVYQFWIHTEAIGRMPRWFEAVFNTPSHHRVHHATNPVYLDRNYAGALIVWDRLFRTFQPELEDERIRYGIVRQLGTFGIGWSVFHEWAGMLKDFAVAPLRYKLAYLVREPGWSHDGSRDTSDRIRQRWRERQDGAASG, from the coding sequence ATGACGCCGGACATCCATCCTTTCGATATCGTGACTTACGCGGTGCCGTTCTTCATCCTGGCGATGATCGCGGAAATGGCGTGGGCGCGCCGCCGCGCGCCGGAAGCCTATGAACCGCGCGATACCTGGACCTCGCTGGCGCTGGGGCTGGGCAGTACGGTTGCCGGCGCGCTGACCGCCGGGGTGGTCTATGCCGCCGCGATGTGGCTCTATCAGCACCGCGTGGCTACGGTGCCGTTCGCCTGGTGGGCCTGGATCGCGTGCTTCGTGCTCGACGATTTCAACTATTACTGGGCGCACCGCACCGGCCACCGCATCCGCTGGTTCTGGGCAAGCCACGTCAACCACCATTCGAGCCAGCACTACAACCTGTCCACCGCGCTGCGGCAGACCTGGACCGGCTTTTTCGCGCTCTCGTTCGTGTTCCGCATCTGGCCGGCGCTGCTCGGCTTTCACCCGGCGATGCTGGTGACGGTGGGGGGCGTGAACCTGGTGTACCAGTTCTGGATTCACACCGAGGCGATCGGCCGGATGCCGCGCTGGTTCGAGGCGGTGTTCAATACGCCGTCGCATCACCGGGTCCACCATGCGACCAACCCGGTCTATCTCGATCGCAACTATGCCGGGGCGCTGATCGTGTGGGATCGCCTGTTCCGCACGTTCCAGCCCGAACTGGAGGACGAACGCATCCGCTACGGCATCGTCCGCCAGCTCGGCACGTTCGGGATCGGGTGGTCGGTGTTCCACGAATGGGCGGGCATGTTGAAGGACTTCGCGGTCGCGCCGCTACGCTACAAGCTGGCCTACCTCGTGCGCGAACCGGGGTGGAGCCACGATGGCAGCCGCGACACGTCCGACCGTATCCGGCAGCGCTGGCGCGAACGGCAGGACGGGGCAGCCTCGGGTTGA
- a CDS encoding TetR/AcrR family transcriptional regulator — MSVDPEKASPGKAPRTARGRETLRRLLDAAAAEFGERGFHEASISGITRRAGTALGSFYTYFDSKDAIFTALVRDMSARVATTAAAAVSAGATGLVREREALEGFLRFAREHKEIYRIIDEAEFADPQSYRAHYEGTALRIAARLDDGVAQGTLRAGDQEVRAWALMGMNVFLGLRFGVWDASRPVEDIAGVAADLLRDGLSI; from the coding sequence GTGTCGGTAGATCCGGAAAAGGCGAGCCCCGGCAAGGCCCCGCGTACCGCGCGGGGACGGGAAACGCTGCGGCGCCTGCTCGATGCCGCGGCGGCCGAGTTCGGCGAACGCGGCTTCCACGAAGCCTCGATCAGCGGGATCACCCGCCGCGCGGGAACGGCGCTAGGCAGCTTCTATACCTATTTCGATTCGAAGGACGCGATCTTCACCGCGCTGGTGCGCGACATGTCCGCCCGTGTCGCCACCACCGCGGCCGCGGCCGTCAGCGCGGGAGCAACAGGGCTGGTGCGCGAGCGGGAGGCGCTGGAAGGCTTCCTGCGCTTCGCGCGCGAGCACAAGGAAATCTACCGCATCATCGACGAGGCGGAGTTCGCCGATCCGCAAAGCTACCGTGCGCACTACGAAGGCACCGCGCTGCGCATCGCCGCGCGCCTAGACGACGGCGTCGCCCAGGGTACGCTGCGCGCAGGCGATCAGGAAGTGCGCGCCTGGGCGCTGATGGGCATGAACGTGTTCCTGGGCCTGCGTTTCGGCGTGTGGGACGCCAGCCGGCCGGTGGAAGACATCGCCGGAGTGGCGGCGGACCTGCTGCGCGACGGGCTTTCAATCTAG